In Deltaproteobacteria bacterium, the sequence GGCCATGCGCGCGCGCACGGTCAGCGTGGCGCGGGGATCGACCGCCGCGCGCTCGAGCACGGGGGGCTCGCCCCACGCCGCCGCGATCGCGTCGTGCAGCGGGCCACGCACCCGCTCCCAGCCGGCGTCGTCGTTGGGCGCGCGCAGGCGATCGAGCACGCGTACCTCGAGGCCGCCGGTGTCGAACGACAGCCGCCCCGCGAGGCTCGCGTGCGCCTGCAGCAGCCGCGCCGCGCGGATGACCCGCGCGAGCGCGACGCCGGCGGTGGCGGCCGCGTCGGCGGCCGGCTGACCGCGCTTGCGGTGGTAGGCCAGGCCGACACCGCCGCGGCTGCGATCGATCACGTAGTGCCCCTCGTGGCACACCAGCAGCACGCCGGGTCCCTCGCCGACGTGGGCGTAGTCGGCGACGTCGATCATGACGTCGTCGGTGAGCGCACCGGTGCGGATCCAGTCGTGGAAGACCGGGATGTAGTCGTCGAGCGCGGGGGTCTGCGGGCCGACGATCGCGAGCTTGAAGCCGTAGTTGAGCACGTGCATGGCGTAGTGGGGCGTTTCTCGCGGGGGTCGTGTCTCCGCTAGGGGAGCGGCGCGGACTGGGCCGACAGCTTGGCCTCGCAGGCGTACGCGGCCTCGATGAAGAGCTGGGCCTCCTCGACGTAGTGGTGGGCGTCGTCGTGCGAGGACTGATCGAGATCGCGGCCCGCCAGCGCGAAGAAGTAGTGCGCGAACTTGCCGCCCGCGTACGGATCGAAGAACAGCTTGGTGTCGTAGTAGCGGGCGCGGAACTGCTCGACGATGCGCGCCGGGTCGTCGTCGATGTCGAAGGTCTGCGCGCGCACCAGGGCCTTGGCGGCCAGCAACATCGCCGACAGGGCATCCTTGGCGGCGCCGACCGCATCGCCGCGCTCGAGCTTCTCGGAGGCCTCGAAGGCCACGCGCTCGCCATCGGAGAGGCCGAACTTCGCGACCGACACGATCTCGCCGGCACACTCGCCGACGCCGATGTCGCCGATGCCGTACTCCCGAGGGTCGGCCCAGTCGTGGTAGAGGTCGCGGGCCTGCTCGTAGCTCGGCACGTCCATCAGGTCCGACAACATCTCGCGGACCTTGGACTTGCCGATGCGCTTCACGAAGGCCTGGAAGCCCTCGCCGACCGTGCGCTCCTCGACGAAGCGGGCGGTGATGCGATCGACGACCTCGGGGATGCGCTTGCTCGGCACCGCGCCGATCGCCAGGCCGAACTGCCCGGCGTTGTGGGTCCACTGCCCGCCGAGCACGACCTGGAAGTGCGGCACGCGACGGCCGTCGACGTTGCGCTGCACGCCGAGGAAGCCGAGGTCGGCGACGTGGTGCTGCCCGCACGAGTTGAAGCAACCGCTGACCTTGATGCGCAGGCCGCCGATGGCCTCGTCGTGTCCGGCGCTGCGGGCCGCCAGCCGCTGCCGCAGCTCACCGGCCAGGCCGCGGCTGGCCGAGATGCCGAGCTTGCAGGTGTCGGTGCCGGGGCACGCGGTGACGTCGACGATGGTCTCGGCACCGGGCGCGGCCAGACCGAGCGCCGCCAGGCGCTGGTAGACCGCCGGCACGTCGGCCTCGGGCACCCAGCGCAACACCAAGTTCTGCTCGACCGTGAGCCGCACCGCATCGCCGGTGAACTCGCGCGCGAGATCGGCGAGCCCGCGGGCCTGATCCGGGGTGAAGTCGCCGAGCGGCATCGTCACCGACACCACGGCGTAGCCGCTCTGCCGCTGCGGTCGCACGTTGGTCGCCCACCACGCGTCCATCGGGTCGCCAGGCTTGCGCACGCGCAGCGCCGGCGCCGGCGGCTTCTTGGGCTGATCGTGGGCCGCGACGTCACCGATCCACGCGGTCCAGCGGGCATCGACGGGAATGCGGTCGCGCTCCTCGAGCACCACGCGCCGGAACTCCTCGAGGCCCATCTTCTTCACGACGAACTTGAGCCGCGCACGGGCGCGGTTCTGCTTCTCGCCGTGGCGCGCGAACACGCGGCACACCGCCTGCGCCAGCGGCAACATCTCGGCCTCGGGTACGAACTCGTCGAGTGCCAGCGCCTGGTGCGGCACCGCGCCCAGACCACCGCCGACGTAGAATGCGAAGCCGCGCTGCTCCTTGCCGTCGACCTCGCGCGTGAGCGCGACCAGGCCGATGTCGTGCATGAGCGCCAGCCCGCACGCCTCGGTCGCACAGCCCGAGAATGCAATCTTGAACTTGCGGCCGAAGTCCTGGGTGTCGGGGTGGCCGAGCAGGTAGTCGGCCAACGCCTTGGCGTAGGGCGTGATGTCGAACGCCTCGGTCTTGCACACGCCGGCGATCGGGCAGCCGGTCACGTTGCGCACCGAGTTGCCGCAGGCCTCACGGGTGGTGATCCCGACCGCGGCCAGGCGACGGAACAGGTCCGGGGTGTCGTCGATGTTCACGAAGTGCAGCTGGATGTCCTGGCGCGTCGTCACGTGCAGGATGTCGTCCGAGTACTCCTCGGCGACGTCGGCCAGCACGTCGAGCTGCGCGGCCGTGAGGGCGCCGAACGGGATCTTGAGCCGCACCATGCCGGGTGCGTCCCACACCGTCTCGGGGCCCTTGGTCAGATCACCGCAGGGGAACGACAGCGTCTGATCCTTCTCGCCGTCCCAGCGCTTGCCGTTGTCGTAGCGCTGTCCGTAGGCACCGCGACGCAGTCGCGTCTCCGCGAACAGCTTGTCCTCGATCTTGCCTTCCTTGCGCAGCTCGAGCTGCCGCTCGAAGACATCGATCTCCTGCTCGAGCTGCGGCGTCGCAGCACCGGCCAGCCGTTCTTTCCAACGCACGTCGTCCATGGGTCGTCTTCTCGTCGTCACGCCACCGGGCGACGAAGCGCGCCCGTCCGGCCGAAGGTTGGCCGGTCACCCGTGGGGGAGTTGTCCCAAACCTGACCGTAAAGTCAATCTCACCCCCCTCGAAGGGCGCCGAACGCCCCGCAATTCATGGGCCTTTGGTAGATTGTTTTATACGGTATCCGGCCGCTAATTTGGGTCGCCGCCGGCGCCGTCGCGGGGTCCCAGCCAGGCGGCGCGGGTGTCCGCGTCCATCACCGCGGCGTCGAGCGAGCGACGGGTGAGCCGCTCGATCGTCGCGCGGTCCCAGCCGAACGCGGCCGCGCAGCGCAGGTACTCGTCGACCAGCTCCACGCCGAACAGCGCCGGATCGTCGGTCGCGAGCACGGCCGCGACGCCAGCATCGAGCAGCGCGGGCAGTGGATGCGACGCGAGGTCGGCATGCACACCCAGCGCGACGTTGCTGCTCGGGCACACCTCGAGCACCACGCCGCGATCGGCGAGCTCGCGGACGAGGGCTGCGTCTTCGATCGCACGCACGCCGTGGCCGATGCGCGTGGCCCCGAGGCGATCGATCGCCGCACGCACACTGGCGGGACCGAGGAACTCGCCGGCGTGCGGCAATGCGGCGAGTCCGGCCGCGCGTGCGCGCTCGAACACCGGCACCACCGCATCCAGCGGATGATCCGGCGCCTCGGGCCCCGCGAGTCCCAGCCCGGCGACCGCGGCCCGCTCACGCTCGGCGAGCGCGAGCGCGAACGCCAGGGTCGGCGCGGCCTGGTCGTCGAAGCCGCGCACGATGTCGAACACGTAGGCGATCGAGACCCCGATCGCCGCCGCGGCCGCGCGACCGGCCAGCAGCCCCTCGCGCATCACCTCGAGCGGCACGCCCCGCGCCGCGTGGGTCATCGGCGTGAACGTCACCTCCGCGTGCACGACCCCACCGTCGCGCAGCCGCAGCGCCAGCGACGCGACCGCCTCGCACAGATCCTCGGGCGTCTGCAGACACCGCGACAGCGCCAGGTACACGCGGATGAACGCCGCGAAGTCGGCAAAGCGATAGGCCGCCCGCACGCCTTCGATACCACCCTCGTCGCCGGGCAGGCGCACGCCGTGGCGCGCCGCGAGCCGCAGCGCCAGCGCGGCGTCGATCGAGCCCTCGAGGTGCACGTGTAGCTCCGCCTTGGGCAGCGCTGTGACGAAGGAACGGAGGTCGTCGTCGTCCATGCCCGGCTAGGGCGAGAGCGTAGAACAGATCGATGCGCCCAAGCGCCCGCGCGTTGATGCTATGGTCGCTGCCGCCCCCCGTGTCGGACTCCGCCGCCACGCCGCTGCCGCGACCGATCCCGCTGTGGGCCGCGGCGCTGCCGATCCTCGCCCTCATCGGCCTCTTGTCGCTGGTGATCCTGGTGTTGCCGAAGCTCCAGCCGGGGTTCGAGGGCACCGGGCACCTGCCGCTGGTCGCAGCCGCGGCGGTGGCGGCGATCGTCGCACGGGCCCACGGCCACCGCTGGGACGCGATCGAGTCTGGCATCGTCGAGGCGATCAAGCTGTCGATGGGCGCCATGCTGATCCTGTGCGTGATCGGCATGCTGATGGGCACGTGGATCGCCGCCGGTGTGGTGCCGGCGCTCATCCACTGGGGGCTCGATCTGCTGGCGCCGAGCTACTTCCTACCGACCGCCTGTGCGGTCTGCTCGGTCGTCAGCCTGGTGAGCGGATCGTCATGGTCGACCGCGGGCACGGTCGGGCTGGCGTTGGTCGGGGTCGGCACCGCGCTCGGCATCGATCCGGCCATGACCGCAGGCGCGGTCGTGAGCGGCGCGTACTTCGGCGACAAGCTCTCGCCGATGTCGGACACCACCAACCTGGCGCCGGCGATGGCCGGCACCGACCTGTTCTCCCACGTGCGGCACATGCTGTGGACCACGGTGCCGTCGTGGAGCATCGCGATGCTCGCCTACGTGGTGCTCAGCCTGACGGTCGACGTCGATCCGAACGCCGGCTCGGTGGCGGCGATCCAGTCCGCGATCGAGGGCCGCTTCTCACCGGGGTTGCTGCACCTGATGCCACCGGTGGTCGTGATCGTGCTGGTGGCGCGGCGCATGCCCGCGCTGCCGACCCTCCTGCTCGGCGTGGTCATCGGCGGCCTGATCGCGGTCGCGTTCGAGTCGAGCACCCTGCCCGAGGTGCTCGACGCGGCGCTGCGCGGCTACAAGTCCGCCACCGGCGACGCCGCGGTCGACGAGCTGCTCAGCCGCGGCGGGCTGTTCTCGATGGCCAACACCGTGCTGCTGATCCTGTGCGCGATGAGCTTCGGCGGCGTGATGGAGTCGTCGGGCATGCTCGCGGTGCTCGCCAGCTGGCTGCTGCGGCTGGCCCACTCGGCCGGCTCGCTCATCGCCGTCACGGTGCTGACCGCCTGCGGCATGAACGTCGTCGCAGCCGACCAGTACATCTCGATCGTGGTGCCCGGCCGGATGTTCGCACCGGCGTTCCGCGAGCGCGGGCTCGATCCCAAGAACCTCTCGCGCGCGCTCGAGGACGGCGGCACGCTGACCTCCGCGATCGTGCCGTGGAACACCTGCGGCGCATTCATGGCCGCGACCCTGCTGGTCCCGACCGTCGACTACCTGCCCTACGCGGTGCTGAACTACATCAACCCGGTGGTCGCGATCGTGCTCGCGACGCTGGGCATCTCGATCGCCCGCGCGCCAGGTGCCGCGGGCTCCGGCTAGCCGCGCGCGGCACCGAAGCGCCAGGTCCAGGTGAGCCCACCGGCGGTGGGTCGCCCACGGCGATCGCCGTCGAGCCAGGCCCCGACCGAGCCGCCGCGTTCCCAGATGCGGTGCTTGTTGCGTCGGGTGACACCGACCGCGAGCAACACCGCGCCGGTGATGAGCATGAGCGATCCGTAGCTGACCCGCACGATCGAGAGCGCGAGCAGGCCCTTGCACTGATCACGGGTCGGCGTGGCGCCGATCGATTGCCAGCGCTCGCTGCAGTGCCCCGGCGCGCTCAACCACACCATGCTGGCGGCCGAGGCGACCGAGAGCGTACCGAGCGGCACGAGGATCGAGCCGGCGATGATCTCGTCGTCGCCGTCGGGGGGCTCGCGGCCGGCGGTCTTGCGCAGGTCCCAGTAGCCGCCGACGACTCCGCCGGGCGGCTCCACCGAGGGCGCTGGCCCACCCTGCGTGGCGGCGTCGAGCGACGGTGGCGGCGGCGACTCGCGGAAGCGGCCGCGACTGGGCGCCGGCGGCTCCGGCTCGGGCTCGACGTCGTCCGGCGCGGCGTCGTCGCTCGACGCATCGTCGCGCACGACGTCTGGGTCCGACGCGTCGTCCTGCGGTGCGCCTTCGCGGGGTGCGTCGTCGACGGGCGCATCGATCGCCTCGGCGTCGGCGCTCGGCGAGGGCTTCGCCGCAGCCGTGCGCGTGGGCGCAGCCACCAGCGTGCGTGCCCACGCCGGCTGTGGCACGGCCGTGCTCGCCACGGTGGTGCCGAGCAGCACGCACAGCCCCGCGCGAGCCGACCACGATCGGGCGCCCGCAACGACTGCGCACCTGCCTCGCGCACGCGCGTGCAGGCATGCGACGTCGTCGTGGCGTGCGACGTCGTCGTGCCCAAAGGCCGCATGCTGCGGTCGCATCGCGGCAAGCGTACCGGATCGCGACCATCGCCGCCTTCGCGCCGGTGATCGAGCGCGGGCCCACGCGCGGCCGGCTCCGCTCGGGTTGCGCCGGGTTTGGCACGACCCATGATGCGCCAGAGCCGAAGCGCCGATGTCCGCTGGTGGACGGCGTCGACTCGAATCGAAGGGAGCCGTCATGCCCGCGTTCAGCCCCGAGACCGCGACCGTCAAGACCCGTCATGCGCTCGCTCACGCACAGGCGATGGCGAAGGAGCTCGGTCACCCCGAGCTCACCAGCCTCCATCTGTTGACCGCGTGCGCGCAGCAAGACGGTGGCCTGGTCGCGCCGCTGCTCGAGCGCGCCGGCGTGCACGCCTCGGCGTTGCAGCGCGTGCTGGCACGCGAGCTCGGCAAGCTGCCCAAGACCCAGGGCGCCGATCTCCGCCTGAGCAAGGAGCTCGGCGAACTGCTCGACCTCGCGGCCGCCGAGGCCGATGCGCTGCACGACAAGTTCGTGAGCACCGAGCACATCGTGCTCGGCGCGCTCACCGAGAAGGCCGCCCGCAGCAAGGTCCGCGCGGCCGCGGTGCTCGAGGAGCTCGGCGCCAGCCGTGAGCTGGTGCTCTCGGCGCTGCGCGACGTGCGGGGCAATCAGCGCGTCGACACCGAGGAGCCCGAGGGCAAGTACGAGGCGCTCGAGAAGTACGCCCGCGATCTCACCGCGCTGGCGCGCCGCGAGAAGCTCGATCCGGTGATCGGCCGCGACGCGGAGATCCGCCGCACGCTGCAGGTGTTGTCGCGTCGCACCAAGAACAACCCGGTGCTGATCGGCGACCCCGGCGTCGGCAAGACCGCGATCGCCGAGGGCATCGCCCAGCGCATCGCCGCCGGCGACGTGCCCGAGAGCCTCCGCGACAAGCGACTGCTGCAGCTCGACCTGGCCGCGCTGGTCGCCGGCGCGAAGTACCGCGGCGAGTTCGAGGAGCGGCTCAAGGCCGTGCTCACCGAGGTCGCCGAGGCCCAGGGCAAGATCATCCTCTTCATCGACGAGCTCCACACGCTCGTCGGTGCCGGCAAGGGCGAGGGCGCGCAGGACGCCGCCCACATCCTCAAGCCGGCGCTGGCCCGCGGCGAGCTGCGCTGCATCGGGGCCACGACGCTCGACGAGTACCGCAAGCACATCGAGAAGGACAAGGCGCTCGAGCGACGCTTCCAGCCAGTGCTCGTCGAGGAGCCGTCGGTCGAGGACACCATCGCGATCCTGCGCGGGCTCTCGGCGCGCTTCGAGACCCACCACGGCGTGCGCATCCAGGACGCCGCGCTGGTGGCCGCCGCACGGCTGTCGCACCGCTACATCCAGAACCGCTTCCTGCCCGACAAGGCCATCGACCTGGTCGACGAGGCCTCGGCCAAGCTGAAGATGGAGGTCGAGAGCACGCCGACGCCGATCGACGAGCGTGAGCGCAGGATCACCCGCCTGCAGATCGAGAAGTCGGCGCTGCGGCGCGAGAAGCAGACCCCGGCCGTGTCCGATCGACTCGGCGCGGTCGAGGCCGAGCTCGCGACGCTGGGCGAGGAGGTCGCCGCGATGCGCTCGCGCTGGCAGACCGAGCGCGAGAAGATCGCCGAGATCAAGCAGATGTCGGAGCAGATCGAGAACGTGCGCGCCGAGGCCACCCGCGCCGAGCGCTCGGGCGATCTCAACCGCGCCGCCGAGCTCACCTACGGCACGCTGCGAGAGCTCGAGCGCAACCGCGAGCACGCCCGCGAGGTGCTCAAGCAAGCACTCGCCGAGGGCTCGTTCCTGCGCGAGGAGGTCACCGACGAGGACATCGCGGCGATCGTTGCCAAGTGGACCGGCATCCCGGTGTCGCGGATGTTGGAGAGCGAGCAATCGCGGCTGCTCGGCATCGAGGCCAAGCTGCACCAGCGCGTGGTCGGCCAGGACGAGGCGGTCAAGCGCGTCGCGGCGGCCGTGCGCCAGTCGCGGGCGGGCCTGGGCGATCCCAACCGCCCGGTCGGGTCATTCCTCTTTCTCGGGCCCACCGGCGTCGGCAAGACCGAGCTGGCCAAGGCACTCGCGGAGTTCCTGTTCGACGACGAGCGCCACGTGGTGCGCATCGACATGAGCGAGTACATGGAGAAGTTCTCGGTCTCGCGGCTCATCGGGGCCCCGCCCGGCTACGTCGGCTACGACGAGGGTGGCCAGCTCACCGAGGCCGTGCGCCGCCGCCCGTACTCCGTGGTGCTGCTCGACGAGATCGAGAAGGCCCACGCCGATGTGTTCAACCTGCTGCTGCAGGTGCTCGACGACGGGCGCCTCACCGACAGCCAGGGTCGCACGGTCGACTTCCGCAACACCATCGTGCTGATGACCAGCAACGTCGGCAGCGACCGCGTGCGGGCCGAAGGTGGCGACGATCCCCGCGAGGCCGCGAGGCTGCGCGAGGCCGCACTGCGGGCCCACTTCCGGCCCGAGTTCTTGAACCGCCTCGACGGCATCATCGCCTTTGCGCCGCTGGGTCGCGATCAGCTGCGCGGCATCGTCGACATCCAGCTCGATCGCCTGCGCCCGCGGCTGGCCCAGCGCGACCTGGCGCTCGAGGTCACGACGGCCGCCAGCGACCGCCTGGCCGAGCGGGGCTACGACGCCGAGTTCGGCGCACGCCCGCTCAAGCGGCTCATCCAGCAGGCGATCGTCGACCCGCTGTCGCTCGCGCTGCTCGAGGGCAAGGTGCAGCCCCACGACACCGTGGTGGTCGAGGCGGTCGACGAGCACGACGCCCGCTACGACGAGGGCCGCGCGGGCATCGTGGTGACACCCCGCCACGGCGAGCTCGCCAGCGGGGCCTGAGTCGACCGCCACGGGCGGGTGATGCGGGCGCCTCGGCACGCATCACCCGCACTGCGCGCCCGTACAGAGCACCGCGGGGGGCGTCATTGCTGCTAGACTGCGGGGCCGAGATTCGATCTCGGCTGCTCGAGCGATGAACGACGCGCTGAAGATGTTCCTCATCGCGCTGGTGACGACGATCGCGTCTCAGCTCCTGCTGGGCCCGTACATCCTCAAGCTGCAGGGGGTCATGCCCATCACGCCCACCACGGTGGCGCCGATGGTGGAGCAGAGCGTGCCCGCGCCGAGCGGCGGCGGGGTCGAGGGCGCCAAGCTGGCCGCACCGAACCTCGAGGGCATCCTCGTCGACGAGGCGCGCGATCGCTGGCGCGCCAAGGGCATCGAGATCATCGAGGAGGACGAGCGAGACGGCTCGGGCGCCGAGCCCGGCACGATCCTGCAGCAGCGACCCGCCCCCGGCGCCGAGCTCTCGACCCGCGAGATCCGCGTGGTGGTGGCGCGCAAGAGCGAGGCGAGCAAGGTCCCGGACGTCACCGGCAAGGCCGTCGACGACGCGCGCAAGCAGCTCGAGGAGGCCGGTTTCGAGGTCCCCGCACCGTCGCCCGAGGCCTCCGAAAAGCCCGCCAACACCGTGCTGCGTCAGACCCCGGCGGCGGGCGAGGGCGCGAAGAAGGGCTCGGTCGTGCGACTGGTGATCGCCGAGCCGGCCGGCATCGAGGTGCCGAAGTTCACCGGCCTCTATCTGGGCAAGGCCAAGAAGGCGATCACCGACGCCGGCCTCGTGATCGGGCCGATCCGCCGGGTCGAGCACGCCGAGCTGGGCCAGGACTACGTGCTCAAGCAGACCCCGGTCGCGGGCGAGAAGGTCCCACCGGGCACCGAGGTCGAGCTCGTGGTCGTCGCGCCGAACTAGTACCTCGACACAGCGATAGTGATGGGTCAGAACGCCGTCATGGCCGCGACTCCGCAAGGCGCCGTGCCGCCGGAATACCGGGCGTATTTCAAGGTGCGGCAACGCAGCGAGGCGCGGTCAGGGCGGTGTTATGGCCCGTCACTATCGCTGTGTCGAGGTACTAGTACCTCGACACGGCGAGCGCTCACGTCGGCGGGGGCTCGGGCGATCGTCGGGCGCGGATGAACTCGACGACGGCGGGGATCACCGAGACGATGATGATCGCGAAGATGACGTACGTGAAGTTCTTCTTCACGAACGGCAACTCGCCGAACTGGTTGCCGAGCAGCAGGAACGACCACACCCACGCGATGGCGCCGCTGACGTTGTAGAGCGCGAAGCGTGCGTAGCTCATCTCGCCGATGCCGGCCACGAACGGCGCGAAGGTGCGGATGATCGGGATGAAGCGCGCGAGGATGATGGTCTTGCCGCCGTGGCGGGCGTAGAAGGCCTGCGCGCGCATGAGGTGCTGGCGGTTGAGCAGCCGCGAGGTCTGGCTCGAGAACACCCTGGGCCCGAGCTTGCGACCGACCGCGTAGTTCACCGCGTCGCCCGCGATCGCGGCCACCGTGAGCGCCAGACCCACGAGCCACACGTTGATGGGCGAGCCCTCGGTGGCCGACAGCGCGCCGACGGCGAACAGCAGCGAGTCGCCAGGCAAGAACGGCGTCACGACCAGCCCGGTCTCGGCGAACACCACCGCGAACAGCAGCACGTACAGCCAACCGCCGAAGTCGGCGGCCCAGCCGTTGAGGTAGCGATCGAGGTGCAGGACGATGTCGAACAGCTGGCGCAACGGCTTGGTCTCGCGGACCGGATCTCTATCAGGTCGCGCGTCGCATGGGCACCACCCCAAGCGGGCCTTGGGACCCGAGGCGACCGCCCGCCGACGCGGGCCGGCCTACTCGACCGCGGTGAAGCCGTTGATCTGGGCGCTGCTGACGGGCACCGCGAAGCCCCCGGTCTGTGCCTGCGGCGTCGCGGAGTTGTTGTCGCACGGCATCGAGCCGCCGCTGCCGGGCGAGGGGGCGCAGTTGCCGTCGGCGCACTCGTCGGTGTTCACCTGCGCCACCGAGACCAGGGTCAGGCCCGGCGTGAAGCCGCCCGCGAACGTGGCATCGGTCGAGGTGGTGCCGGTCGTGAAGTTGAAGCCGGCCGCGGTGTCGGCGGTGAGCCGGAACGTCAGCTCGTACGTCGCACCCAGGTCGGGGTGCCAGGTGCCGGTCGCGGCCTCGTAGAAGTTCGAGTCGCACACGCCGGTGCTGGGCTCGTAGATCGTGAACGTGATGTTGTAGACCTCGATACCCTCGATCACCACCGGTGAGCCGCTGGTGCTGTCGGCGACGCCGGTCACGAAGATGCGCGGCGCTCGGATCGGACGCGCGAGCTTGGAGAACGCGCGCGTCTCGGTGACCAGGCCGGCACCGTCGTAGGGCGTGTAGATGCGCGTGCGCTCGATGTCCGACAGCGCCAGTCGCAGGTAGCCGGCGTTGTCCGGGAACGTGGTACCGGCGGTGGCGTTGCTGCCGGCGTACTTGGGCGCACCGGCGGGGATCGAGAAGCCGAGGTGTTGATCGCCGCTGCGGTGGTCGTCGATGAGCAGGTAGATGCTGCTGTGGAACGGATTGTCCTCGTCGCCACCATCGAGGGTGTCGTCGTAGGGCGAGCCGCTGATCATCGCCACCATGAACAGGTTCTGCTGCACGTCGTCGGAACCCGCCGCGATCGCGGTGAAGTCGTCGAGACGATCCGAGGCCGAGACCGCGGGCGGGTAGATGAAGGGATCGCCGCGGTTGCCGTCGTCGACGGTGCACTCGGTGCCGGTGCCCTCGCACGCCGGGAAGCGGAACACCTCCTGGGCGTTGCCACCCCAGGTGCTGCTCGCAGCGCTGCTGTCGGCCTCGTGGGGCATGGTGCCCGCGACCATGCCGAGGTCCCAGCGGAACAGACGACCGGCCGGATCGGCGATGTACGTCTCCTGCGCCTCGCCCCAGAACCGCGAGATGCAGTGGGTACCCACCGCGGGGTCGACCAGCGCGCCGAAGTTCGACTCGAACACCGGGTCGGCGATGTCGGGCAGCTCTGCGGTGTCGAGGATCTCGCCGGTGACCGCGTCGGCGAACACCAACGTCCGGCCCTCGCCGGTCGCAGGGGTCTCGCTGGCGACGTAGCCCGAGCCGAGCACCACGCGGGCCTGCGGGATCTCGGTCAGCTCGTTGTTGGTCAGCTGGTACGTCAACGCCGGCCGCGCCCAGGTCTGCCCGAGCAGGTTGTCCCAGCTGGCCGCGACGGCCGCGTCGGCGGTGCTCCACAGCACCTCGAACGGCCCTGCCGCGGACTCCGGGCTCATGTGCGAGAGATCGAGCGCGTAGTACTCCTGCCCACCGACGCCGAAGCCGAACAGGCCGAGGTGGACCCAGCGGGTATTGGCCTCGTCGTACGCGAAGCCGTGGTTGACGGTGCCGGCGACGCCGTAGAGGTGCTCGCTGATCTCGTCGGGCTGGCCCATCGCCGCAGCCCCATTCGCGACCTCTTGGTTGAGCGTCGGCAGCAACTCGGGCGGCACGAAGCCCCACAGCTCGTTGCCACTGTCGAGCTGGAACGCATGCAGGACGCCCATGTCGTCGCCGATCAGCACCGCCTCCTGGTACTGGTTGTGCGGCGACGGGTTGGGCAGCACGTTGGCTTCGTCGTTGGCGTCGCGCGCGAAGTCCTCGAGCGAGTCCGGCAGCACGCCGGCATCGATGTCGCCGTAGAGCCGGCCTGCACAGTGCGGGTCGTTGATCGCGACCTCGGGAATCCGCGTGCTGCGATAGGTGGGCACCCGCCGCACCACGACCGGCGCCGAGTTGGCGACCCCCGGCAGCTTCCAGCCGTCGGGGGCGTTCTGGCCCGCGACGAACGCGACGAACGCGTCGGCCTCGGCATCGTGATCGCCCGAGGTCAACAGCCCCTGGTCCTCGAGCACGGCCTTGAACGCCCCCGTCGCCGCGCCGCTGGCATCCGCCAGCGGCACCAGCGTGCGGTGATCGTCGGCGAGCGTGTACAGCCGACGGTCGGTCCAGTCGGTGCTCT encodes:
- a CDS encoding DedA family protein is translated as MRQLFDIVLHLDRYLNGWAADFGGWLYVLLFAVVFAETGLVVTPFLPGDSLLFAVGALSATEGSPINVWLVGLALTVAAIAGDAVNYAVGRKLGPRVFSSQTSRLLNRQHLMRAQAFYARHGGKTIILARFIPIIRTFAPFVAGIGEMSYARFALYNVSGAIAWVWSFLLLGNQFGELPFVKKNFTYVIFAIIIVSVIPAVVEFIRARRSPEPPPT
- a CDS encoding PASTA domain-containing protein, with protein sequence MNDALKMFLIALVTTIASQLLLGPYILKLQGVMPITPTTVAPMVEQSVPAPSGGGVEGAKLAAPNLEGILVDEARDRWRAKGIEIIEEDERDGSGAEPGTILQQRPAPGAELSTREIRVVVARKSEASKVPDVTGKAVDDARKQLEEAGFEVPAPSPEASEKPANTVLRQTPAAGEGAKKGSVVRLVIAEPAGIEVPKFTGLYLGKAKKAITDAGLVIGPIRRVEHAELGQDYVLKQTPVAGEKVPPGTEVELVVVAPN
- a CDS encoding type IV pilin biogenesis protein, with amino-acid sequence MRAAVAMAVRAWGRLLVAGVVFVLGFALLGPTQARVRPYYVAQGSSFGAVKPRVLFVLDTSGSMGLKANADDDLCEWGECESTVGSETASRIATARASINAVVSSVGNAGSFALMTFEQRGPRVPPTVPAKCSPGAAEERRFTWVTQYEYFAGGTWQDIQRYPDHDGAWRICQGSEIRPYPYLRWDDLGVGAVISADDQTGDVPASPLIGTTSAEMTAWANSQRKVQWFPSFMGVRINLNDSTDPDSSITHATVGDYGNSDATTDSGVRGQDFYYWPYVDGFPGYAQWPVQASASGLNRAGISGENGSIESGWLYAPFYLDLSSSGISSDLWGPSSRSSANAQVAALTSPMIEGGVDTVGGTPWASTIGTISGSPIQTNAAFSHTTVASYLEFVTGVGSGDVCAPTSAVLLTDGDPSSGEGGATLYQRLAALRDTLSVKTYVVGFFLSSTTLNNMACAAAGACDGGTCSSPCDDSPAAEWDTCADPSNPSSACAFLAGDSAELTAILTGIVADAVDIDLQTGTGSTLNAFGLGADGEPGQGQILQTKLNAFTEFPGWRGHVARELCTDVDGLGDPQPWCVLPAPEFATEELEETFGPCPQSHVWDAGVCLQSTDWTDRRLYTLADDHRTLVPLADASGAATGAFKAVLEDQGLLTSGDHDAEADAFVAFVAGQNAPDGWKLPGVANSAPVVVRRVPTYRSTRIPEVAINDPHCAGRLYGDIDAGVLPDSLEDFARDANDEANVLPNPSPHNQYQEAVLIGDDMGVLHAFQLDSGNELWGFVPPELLPTLNQEVANGAAAMGQPDEISEHLYGVAGTVNHGFAYDEANTRWVHLGLFGFGVGGQEYYALDLSHMSPESAAGPFEVLWSTADAAVAASWDNLLGQTWARPALTYQLTNNELTEIPQARVVLGSGYVASETPATGEGRTLVFADAVTGEILDTAELPDIADPVFESNFGALVDPAVGTHCISRFWGEAQETYIADPAGRLFRWDLGMVAGTMPHEADSSAASSTWGGNAQEVFRFPACEGTGTECTVDDGNRGDPFIYPPAVSASDRLDDFTAIAAGSDDVQQNLFMVAMISGSPYDDTLDGGDEDNPFHSSIYLLIDDHRSGDQHLGFSIPAGAPKYAGSNATAGTTFPDNAGYLRLALSDIERTRIYTPYDGAGLVTETRAFSKLARPIRAPRIFVTGVADSTSGSPVVIEGIEVYNITFTIYEPSTGVCDSNFYEAATGTWHPDLGATYELTFRLTADTAAGFNFTTGTTSTDATFAGGFTPGLTLVSVAQVNTDECADGNCAPSPGSGGSMPCDNNSATPQAQTGGFAVPVSSAQINGFTAVE